From Streptomyces sp. NBC_00775, one genomic window encodes:
- a CDS encoding P-II family nitrogen regulator: MKLITAIVKPYRLDEVKTALQEIGVHGLTVTEASGYGRQRGHTEVYRGAEYQVDLVPKARIEVVVEDADSEAVIEAIVKAAQTGKIGDGKVWAVPVETVVRVRTGERGPDAL; the protein is encoded by the coding sequence ATGAAGCTCATCACCGCGATCGTCAAGCCGTACCGCCTCGACGAGGTCAAGACCGCCCTGCAGGAGATCGGCGTGCACGGGCTGACCGTGACCGAGGCCAGCGGGTACGGGCGTCAGCGCGGGCACACCGAGGTGTACCGCGGTGCCGAGTACCAGGTGGACCTCGTCCCCAAGGCCCGTATCGAGGTCGTCGTCGAGGACGCCGACTCGGAGGCCGTCATCGAGGCGATCGTGAAGGCGGCGCAGACCGGGAAGATCGGGGACGGGAAGGTGTGGGCGGTGCCGGTGGAGACCGTCGTACGGGTACGGACGGGCGAGCGCGGCCCCGACGCACTCTGA
- a CDS encoding beta-xylosidase — protein sequence MSTTGSTTRRRRWAALLGVTALAVAAGGALAAPAGAATNVDFATHCIPPAVAGIPPIDGTTTAIVTVDNASPKVGDTVKVTYKVVTPAASNPTSISLPADIMTPSGKVTLGGAQTGDVTVVGEKKNDPVAGNAPFPGFEMTGTFTVTAPGAITLSPGDYNIHTSYILELDTPCTVTNPPAPVSETITAADAPQPNTRAIQLGSASGNPGDSVTVTGSNFTPGATVTLAGRSGASQTGDTATVTADASGAISGPLVVNDKTTTGVVAYEGAAWSSDLGAGPAAYTVIDNTPIPDNAQKLTTTVNPGKLSMSQAGDSVTLTAVDFGKGGPSTGDLQTVTVQDFRGGPAGWSLTGKVTDFTAPGAKIDAGQLSWTPACVTKAGSPSTCQAGSPGTVGSSGATLASAPAATLTGGEFTVDAQLSLNVPQFTAPGSYSGVLTLTLS from the coding sequence ATGTCAACCACGGGTTCGACAACCCGAAGACGCCGTTGGGCGGCGCTGCTCGGGGTGACCGCTCTCGCGGTCGCCGCGGGGGGCGCGCTGGCCGCCCCGGCGGGGGCCGCCACCAACGTGGACTTCGCCACGCACTGCATCCCGCCGGCGGTCGCGGGGATCCCGCCGATCGACGGCACCACCACCGCGATCGTCACGGTGGACAACGCCAGCCCCAAGGTCGGCGACACCGTCAAGGTGACCTACAAGGTGGTGACGCCCGCCGCGAGCAACCCCACCTCGATCAGCCTGCCGGCCGACATCATGACGCCGAGCGGCAAGGTGACCCTGGGCGGGGCCCAGACCGGTGACGTCACGGTCGTCGGAGAGAAGAAGAACGATCCGGTGGCGGGCAACGCGCCCTTCCCGGGGTTCGAGATGACCGGCACCTTCACGGTCACCGCGCCCGGTGCCATCACCCTCTCGCCCGGCGACTACAACATCCACACCAGCTACATCCTGGAGCTGGACACGCCCTGCACGGTCACCAACCCGCCCGCGCCCGTCTCCGAGACGATCACCGCGGCGGACGCACCCCAGCCCAACACCCGCGCCATCCAGCTGGGTTCGGCCTCCGGGAACCCCGGTGACAGCGTGACCGTCACCGGCAGCAACTTCACCCCGGGCGCGACCGTCACGCTCGCCGGACGGTCGGGTGCCAGTCAGACCGGGGACACCGCGACGGTGACCGCGGACGCTTCGGGTGCCATCAGCGGTCCCCTGGTCGTCAACGACAAGACGACGACGGGCGTCGTGGCGTACGAGGGAGCCGCGTGGAGTAGCGACCTGGGCGCGGGGCCTGCCGCGTACACCGTCATCGACAACACGCCCATCCCCGACAACGCCCAGAAGCTCACCACCACGGTGAACCCGGGCAAGCTGTCGATGTCTCAGGCCGGGGACTCCGTCACGCTGACGGCGGTCGACTTCGGCAAGGGCGGACCCTCGACCGGCGATCTGCAGACGGTGACCGTCCAGGACTTCCGCGGCGGACCCGCGGGCTGGTCCCTGACCGGCAAGGTCACCGATTTCACCGCTCCCGGCGCCAAGATCGATGCCGGGCAGCTCAGCTGGACCCCGGCATGTGTCACCAAGGCCGGGAGCCCGAGCACCTGCCAGGCCGGTTCGCCCGGCACCGTGGGGAGTTCGGGAGCGACGCTGGCGTCCGCCCCGGCAGCCACGCTCACCGGTGGTGAGTTCACTGTCGACGCCCAACTGTCGCTGAACGTACCGCAGTTCACGGCGCCGGGATCGTACTCCGGCGTGCTCACACTGACGCTCAGCTGA
- a CDS encoding helix-turn-helix transcriptional regulator, with product MNRAELADFLRRSRARLEPSDVGLAAGARRRTPGLRREEVAALAGMSVDYYTRLEQSRGPRPSRQMLGALARALRLTGDERDHLFHLAGEEPPRAESASAYIRPGLLLILDRLHDAPAQVMTDYGDVLAQNAMAAALVGEAGTERNLVRRFFTDPRARALFPPEDHPAHARSHVANLRAITAARPKDPAPAALVAELRTASEEFAALWDSHEVAVRRASTKRFQHPTVGLLDLDCEILLASGDNQLLIVHTARPGTDAHERLQLLRVLGLQNMTPAHP from the coding sequence GTGAACCGAGCCGAGCTCGCCGACTTCCTGCGCCGCAGCCGCGCCCGGCTGGAGCCCTCCGACGTGGGCCTCGCGGCCGGTGCCCGACGCCGTACGCCGGGTCTGCGTCGCGAGGAGGTGGCGGCGCTCGCGGGTATGTCCGTCGACTACTACACGCGGCTCGAACAGTCCCGCGGCCCTCGCCCCTCCCGCCAGATGCTCGGCGCGCTGGCGCGGGCGCTCCGCCTCACCGGCGACGAACGGGACCACCTGTTCCACCTGGCGGGCGAGGAACCCCCGCGCGCCGAGAGCGCCTCGGCGTACATCCGCCCCGGTCTGCTGCTGATCCTGGACCGGCTGCACGACGCGCCCGCGCAGGTCATGACCGACTACGGCGACGTGCTCGCCCAGAACGCGATGGCGGCGGCGCTCGTCGGCGAGGCGGGCACCGAACGCAATCTCGTACGCCGCTTCTTCACCGACCCTCGCGCCCGCGCTCTCTTCCCGCCCGAGGACCACCCCGCGCACGCCCGCTCCCACGTCGCCAATCTGCGCGCGATCACTGCGGCCCGCCCGAAGGACCCGGCGCCGGCTGCCCTGGTGGCCGAACTCCGCACCGCGAGCGAGGAGTTCGCCGCGCTGTGGGACTCACACGAGGTCGCTGTACGCCGCGCCTCGACGAAGAGATTCCAGCACCCCACCGTCGGCCTGCTCGACCTGGACTGCGAAATCCTCCTCGCTTCCGGCGACAACCAACTCCTGATAGTCCACACGGCCCGCCCCGGCACCGACGCCCACGAACGCCTCCAACTCCTCCGCGTACTGGGCCTCCAGAACATGACCCCCGCGCACCCGTGA
- a CDS encoding NAD-dependent epimerase/dehydratase family protein, producing MLTLVTGTTGEVGRRFVPRLLSQAPAGDQVRVLVRDESRAAALADLGAQVAVGDLRDSEVLGKALAGVDAVVNIAAAFRGVPDEEARAVNRDAALELGRASVASGVRRFVQVSTNLVYGTGRGRPHTEEDPTVPGGEMWGAYPESKAEAERGLLALEGGMDVRIGRLSFVYGDGDPHLAASMRWAAHWAATQRLQLVHHADVAQGLRRLLYAPGADGGIYNIADDAPVTAVDLHRLNGAEIPPALYERTDSDPWLGIVSTARIRRDLGFRPLYPSVWTAQDAGAL from the coding sequence ATGCTGACTCTGGTGACAGGAACCACCGGTGAGGTCGGGCGCCGCTTCGTACCCCGGCTGTTGAGCCAGGCACCCGCAGGTGACCAGGTACGGGTCCTGGTCCGCGACGAGTCCAGGGCGGCCGCCCTCGCCGACCTCGGCGCCCAGGTCGCGGTCGGTGACCTGCGGGACTCCGAGGTGCTCGGCAAGGCCTTGGCGGGCGTCGACGCGGTGGTGAACATCGCGGCCGCCTTCCGTGGCGTACCGGACGAGGAGGCCCGGGCGGTCAACCGCGACGCCGCGCTGGAGCTGGGGCGGGCCTCCGTCGCCTCGGGCGTGCGCCGGTTCGTGCAGGTCAGCACGAACCTCGTGTACGGGACCGGCCGCGGGCGTCCGCACACCGAGGAGGACCCGACCGTGCCCGGCGGCGAGATGTGGGGCGCGTACCCGGAGTCGAAGGCGGAGGCGGAGCGAGGCCTCCTCGCCCTGGAGGGCGGTATGGACGTACGGATCGGGCGGCTCTCCTTCGTCTACGGCGACGGCGACCCGCATCTGGCCGCATCGATGCGGTGGGCCGCGCACTGGGCCGCCACCCAGCGCCTCCAGCTGGTCCACCACGCCGACGTCGCCCAGGGCCTCCGCCGCCTGCTGTACGCCCCGGGCGCGGACGGCGGGATCTACAACATCGCCGACGACGCCCCCGTCACCGCCGTCGACCTCCACCGGCTCAACGGCGCCGAGATTCCGCCCGCCCTGTACGAGCGCACGGACTCCGACCCCTGGCTCGGCATCGTCTCCACGGCCCGCATCCGCCGCGACCTGGGCTTCCGCCCGCTGTACCCGTCGGTGTGGACCGCCCAGGACGCCGGCGCCCTGTGA
- a CDS encoding MFS transporter: MTAADPVIPVGALAEPVERVGRGWTTALSLANGAIWVGWYGPLQILLASQAEDFAPGTGMSKETMLAWVTGAGAVVSLIANPLFGALSDRTTARWGRRTPWIVAGAAGGALSLLLLAGAGGVGMMALGWCLVQLTLNAAFAAVTAAVPDRVPRLQRGSVGGWLGAAQILGVVGGTGLATVAGGTGGGYAACAVFTLVGVLPYVLRYQDLRLPESARPAWSWRTFLTSFWLSPRRHPDLGWAWLTRFLINLSNALVLLYLLYYLRDRLHYDDPEQGVLILTAVNGVTLLATVVVGGVWSDRLGRRKPFVIWSGVLMAVATAALAGWQTWPGAIVAAAVLGIGFGVFTSVDFALMTDVLPKALDRGKDLGVINIANALPQVTAPALAAPIVTYLGGYRVLYLVSAVIGLAGAVLVGRIKGVD; the protein is encoded by the coding sequence ATGACGGCGGCCGACCCGGTCATACCCGTCGGGGCGCTGGCCGAGCCCGTGGAGCGGGTCGGCCGGGGCTGGACCACGGCGCTCTCGCTCGCCAACGGGGCGATCTGGGTGGGCTGGTACGGCCCCCTCCAGATCCTCCTCGCCTCCCAGGCGGAGGACTTCGCGCCCGGCACCGGCATGTCGAAGGAGACGATGCTGGCCTGGGTCACGGGCGCCGGCGCGGTCGTCTCGCTGATCGCCAACCCGCTGTTCGGCGCCCTGTCCGACCGCACGACCGCGCGCTGGGGCCGCCGTACGCCGTGGATCGTGGCGGGCGCGGCGGGCGGCGCGCTGTCGCTGCTGCTCCTGGCGGGCGCGGGCGGCGTAGGGATGATGGCGCTCGGCTGGTGTCTGGTCCAGCTCACCCTGAACGCCGCCTTCGCCGCGGTCACGGCGGCCGTCCCCGACCGGGTGCCACGGCTCCAACGGGGGTCCGTGGGCGGCTGGCTGGGCGCGGCGCAGATCCTGGGTGTGGTCGGCGGCACGGGCCTGGCGACGGTGGCGGGAGGCACGGGCGGCGGGTACGCGGCGTGCGCGGTGTTCACCCTGGTGGGCGTCCTGCCGTACGTACTCCGCTACCAGGACCTGCGCCTTCCCGAGTCGGCCCGCCCGGCGTGGTCCTGGCGCACCTTCCTGACCTCGTTCTGGCTGAGCCCGCGCCGCCACCCCGACCTCGGCTGGGCCTGGCTGACCCGCTTCCTGATCAACCTGAGCAACGCCCTCGTACTCCTCTACCTGCTCTACTACTTGAGAGACCGCCTGCACTACGACGACCCGGAACAGGGCGTGCTGATCCTCACGGCGGTGAACGGTGTCACGCTCCTCGCCACCGTCGTGGTGGGCGGGGTGTGGTCGGACCGGCTGGGCCGCCGCAAACCGTTCGTGATCTGGTCCGGCGTCCTGATGGCGGTGGCCACGGCGGCGCTGGCCGGCTGGCAGACCTGGCCCGGCGCGATCGTCGCGGCCGCGGTCCTGGGCATCGGCTTCGGCGTCTTCACCTCCGTCGACTTCGCCCTGATGACCGACGTCCTGCCCAAGGCCCTGGACCGCGGCAAGGACCTCGGCGTCATCAACATCGCCAACGCCCTCCCCCAGGTCACCGCACCCGCCCTGGCCGCCCCGATCGTCACGTACCTCGGCGGCTACCGGGTGCTGTACCTCGTCTCGGCGGTGATCGGCCTCGCGGGGGCGGTGCTGGTGGGACGGATCAAGGGCGTGGACTGA
- a CDS encoding GH1 family beta-glucosidase, with protein sequence MIARMATNPLPQFPPGFLWGVSTSAHQIEGAADLRAPSVWDAFTAEPGHIKDASTAAVACDHYHRYEEDVALIAGLGVDAYRFSVSWPRVNSPGGLDFYDRLVDELTAAGIRPVPTLFHWDLPLALEESGGWLNRDTAERFAEYAAVVAARLGDRVKKWITLNEPAEHTLLGHALGAHAPGKQLLFDALPVAHHQLLAHGLAVRSLRAAGATDIGIANSHGPTWAASRRTEDVEAADFYDILLNRLFADPLLLGQYPEGIGELMPGDVEADLKVIAEPIDWYGINYYQPTKVGAPEGEEIEFSGLTLPADLPFSVRELEGYPVTDFGWPVVPEALTELLVGFHERYGDRLPPVVITENGCSYDGIDDQERITFLDGHVRALHRALEQGVDVRGYFVWSLMDNFEWAEGYARRFGLVHVDYETLERTPKASYTWLRDALRAQTRAREQR encoded by the coding sequence ATGATCGCGCGCATGGCGACGAACCCCCTACCGCAGTTCCCGCCCGGCTTCCTCTGGGGCGTATCCACCTCGGCCCACCAGATCGAGGGCGCGGCCGACCTACGCGCCCCCTCGGTATGGGACGCCTTCACCGCCGAACCCGGCCACATCAAGGACGCCTCCACGGCCGCGGTGGCCTGCGACCACTACCACCGCTACGAAGAGGACGTCGCCCTCATAGCGGGCCTCGGAGTGGACGCGTACCGCTTCTCCGTCTCCTGGCCCCGCGTGAACTCCCCCGGCGGCCTCGACTTCTACGACCGCCTGGTGGACGAACTGACCGCGGCCGGCATCCGCCCCGTACCGACCCTCTTCCACTGGGACCTCCCGCTGGCCCTTGAAGAAAGCGGCGGCTGGCTGAACCGGGACACCGCCGAACGCTTCGCGGAGTACGCCGCCGTCGTCGCCGCCCGCCTCGGCGACCGCGTGAAGAAGTGGATCACCCTCAACGAGCCCGCCGAACACACCCTGTTGGGCCACGCGCTCGGCGCACACGCCCCCGGCAAGCAGCTCCTGTTCGACGCGCTGCCGGTGGCCCACCACCAGCTCCTCGCGCACGGTCTCGCCGTACGGTCCCTGCGCGCGGCCGGAGCCACCGACATCGGCATCGCCAACTCGCACGGCCCGACCTGGGCGGCATCCCGCCGCACCGAGGACGTGGAGGCCGCCGACTTCTACGACATCCTCCTGAACCGCCTGTTCGCGGACCCGCTGCTGCTGGGCCAATACCCGGAGGGCATCGGCGAGTTGATGCCGGGCGATGTCGAGGCGGACCTGAAGGTCATCGCCGAGCCGATCGACTGGTACGGGATCAACTACTACCAGCCGACCAAGGTGGGCGCCCCCGAGGGCGAGGAGATCGAGTTCAGCGGACTGACCCTGCCCGCCGACCTCCCCTTCTCCGTCCGCGAACTGGAGGGCTACCCGGTCACCGACTTCGGCTGGCCGGTCGTCCCGGAGGCGCTCACGGAGCTGCTGGTGGGCTTCCACGAGAGGTACGGCGACCGGCTCCCGCCCGTGGTCATCACCGAGAACGGCTGCTCGTACGACGGCATCGACGACCAGGAGCGGATCACGTTCCTGGACGGTCATGTCCGGGCACTGCACCGGGCGTTGGAGCAGGGCGTCGACGTACGCGGCTACTTCGTGTGGTCGCTGATGGACAACTTCGAGTGGGCGGAGGGATACGCGCGCCGCTTCGGCCTCGTCCACGTCGATTACGAGACGCTGGAACGCACCCCCAAGGCGTCGTACACCTGGCTGCGGGACGCCCTGCGGGCGCAGACGCGGGCGCGGGAACAGAGATGA
- a CDS encoding protealysin inhibitor emfourin, with the protein MRIQVRRTGGFAGIERHAEVDTTGRPDAHEWHALAEQAMASGRGAPSIGVPDGFSYEITVDGKTVYAADPRLTEEQRSLISRVLKEGA; encoded by the coding sequence ATGCGTATTCAGGTGAGGCGTACGGGCGGTTTCGCGGGCATCGAACGCCATGCGGAGGTCGACACCACGGGCCGCCCAGACGCCCACGAGTGGCACGCCCTGGCCGAACAGGCAATGGCCTCCGGCCGGGGCGCCCCCTCCATCGGCGTCCCGGACGGCTTCAGCTACGAGATCACGGTGGACGGGAAGACGGTGTACGCGGCGGATCCTCGATTGACGGAGGAGCAGCGAAGCCTGATTTCGAGGGTCCTGAAGGAGGGCGCGTAG
- a CDS encoding M4 family metallopeptidase, producing the protein MTTHGGFEPVFCTIVPPHVLDKLAQHEDPALAGPARQTLERDAYERTHRRLTTVIGAPAVALPKEAEESKPHRTLYDARHHQDLPGKKVRGEGDKPGKDATVNRAYAGLGATFELYLKAYQRNSINGEGLPLDATVHYDVNYNNAFWNGEQMVFGDGDGEIFLDFTIPVDVIGHELTHGVTQYTANLTYFGQPGALNESMSDVFGSLIKQYTLGQTATEADWLIGAGLLAPRVTGTALRSMKEPGSAYDDDVLGKDPQPATMDHYVRTGRDNGGVHINSGIPNHAFYLVAEALGGHAWERAGQIWYDVLTGGELTQEALFSDFARLTLAAARSRYNEGEELQAVTKAWEQVGVPTS; encoded by the coding sequence ATGACGACCCACGGGGGCTTCGAGCCCGTCTTCTGCACCATCGTCCCGCCCCACGTCCTCGACAAGCTCGCCCAGCACGAGGACCCCGCACTCGCCGGACCCGCACGCCAGACCCTGGAGCGCGACGCCTACGAGCGCACCCACCGCCGGCTGACCACCGTCATCGGCGCCCCGGCCGTCGCCCTGCCGAAGGAAGCGGAGGAGTCCAAGCCGCACCGCACGCTCTACGACGCCCGCCACCACCAGGACCTGCCCGGCAAGAAGGTCCGCGGCGAGGGCGACAAGCCGGGCAAGGACGCCACCGTCAACCGCGCGTACGCCGGTCTCGGCGCGACCTTCGAGCTGTACCTGAAGGCGTACCAGCGCAACTCGATCAACGGCGAGGGCCTGCCGCTCGACGCGACGGTGCACTACGACGTGAACTACAACAACGCCTTCTGGAACGGCGAGCAGATGGTGTTCGGCGACGGTGACGGCGAGATCTTCCTCGACTTCACCATCCCGGTCGACGTCATCGGCCACGAGCTGACCCACGGCGTCACCCAGTACACGGCGAACCTCACCTACTTCGGCCAGCCGGGCGCCCTGAACGAGTCCATGTCGGACGTCTTCGGCTCACTGATCAAGCAGTACACGCTCGGCCAGACCGCCACCGAGGCCGACTGGCTGATCGGCGCGGGCCTGCTCGCCCCGCGCGTCACCGGCACCGCGCTGCGCTCCATGAAGGAACCGGGCAGCGCGTACGACGACGACGTGCTCGGCAAGGACCCGCAGCCCGCGACGATGGACCACTACGTCCGCACCGGCCGCGACAACGGCGGCGTCCACATCAACTCCGGCATCCCCAACCACGCCTTCTACCTCGTCGCCGAGGCGCTCGGCGGCCACGCCTGGGAACGGGCGGGCCAGATCTGGTACGACGTCCTCACCGGCGGCGAGCTGACCCAGGAGGCCCTGTTCTCGGACTTCGCACGGCTCACCCTCGCCGCGGCACGGTCCCGGTACAACGAGGGCGAGGAACTCCAGGCCGTGACGAAGGCCTGGGAGCAGGTCGGCGTACCGACCTCGTAG
- the leuA gene encoding 2-isopropylmalate synthase, with translation MANSQTRRNRQQPTSMPVHKYGQYDQVDIADRSWPEQRITTAPRWLSTDLRDGNQALIDPMSPARKREMFDLLVKMGYKEIEVGFPASGQTDFDFVRSIIEDGGAIPDDVTISVLTQAREDLIERTVESLKGAKRATVHLYNATAPVFRRVVFRGSKDQIKQIAVDGTRLVMEYAEKLLGPETEFGYQYSPEIFTDTELDFALEVCEAVMDVWQPGPGREIILNLPATVERSTPSTHADRFEWMGRNLTRREYVVLSIHPHNDRGTAVAAAELALMAGADRVEGCLFGQGERTGNVDLVTLGMNLFSQGVDPQIDFSDIDEIRRTWEYCNQMEIHPRHPYVGDLVYTSFSGSHQDAIKKGFDAMEADAAAKGVTVDDIEWAVPYLPIDPKDVGRSYEAVIRVNSQSGKGGIAYVLKNDHKLDLPRRMQIEFSKIIQTKTDAEGGEVTPKDIWATFQDEYLPNPENPWGRIQVKAGQSTTDKDGVDTLTVEASVDGTDTVLTGTGNGPISAFFDALQSIGIDVRLLDYQEHTMSEGASAQAASYIECAIGDKVLWGIGIDANTTRASLKAVVSAVNRAAR, from the coding sequence ATGGCGAACAGCCAGACCCGCCGCAATCGTCAGCAGCCCACCTCCATGCCGGTGCACAAGTACGGCCAGTACGACCAGGTCGACATCGCCGACCGCAGCTGGCCGGAGCAGCGGATCACCACCGCCCCCCGCTGGCTCTCCACCGACCTGCGTGACGGCAACCAGGCCCTGATCGACCCCATGTCGCCCGCGCGCAAGCGTGAGATGTTCGACCTGCTGGTCAAGATGGGCTACAAGGAGATCGAGGTCGGCTTCCCCGCGTCGGGACAGACGGACTTCGACTTCGTGCGCTCGATCATCGAGGACGGGGGCGCGATCCCGGATGACGTGACGATCTCCGTACTGACCCAGGCCCGCGAGGACCTGATCGAGCGGACCGTCGAGTCGCTGAAGGGCGCCAAGCGCGCCACCGTGCACCTGTACAACGCCACCGCCCCGGTCTTCCGCCGGGTCGTCTTCCGCGGCTCCAAGGACCAGATCAAGCAGATCGCCGTCGACGGCACGCGCCTGGTCATGGAGTACGCCGAGAAGCTGCTGGGCCCCGAGACCGAGTTCGGCTACCAGTACAGCCCCGAGATCTTCACCGACACCGAGCTGGACTTCGCCCTGGAGGTCTGCGAGGCCGTCATGGACGTCTGGCAGCCCGGCCCGGGCCGCGAGATCATCCTCAACCTGCCCGCCACGGTGGAGCGTTCGACCCCGTCCACGCACGCGGACCGCTTCGAGTGGATGGGCCGCAACCTGACCCGCCGCGAGTACGTCGTCCTGTCGATCCACCCGCACAACGACCGCGGTACGGCCGTCGCCGCCGCCGAGCTGGCGCTGATGGCCGGCGCCGACCGCGTCGAGGGCTGTCTGTTCGGCCAGGGCGAGCGCACCGGCAACGTCGACCTGGTCACCCTGGGCATGAACCTGTTCTCGCAGGGCGTCGACCCGCAGATCGACTTCTCCGACATCGACGAGATCCGTCGTACGTGGGAGTACTGCAACCAGATGGAGATCCACCCGCGCCACCCGTACGTGGGCGATCTGGTCTACACGTCCTTCTCCGGCTCCCACCAGGACGCCATCAAGAAGGGCTTCGACGCGATGGAGGCCGACGCGGCCGCCAAGGGCGTCACGGTCGACGACATCGAGTGGGCCGTCCCGTACCTGCCGATCGACCCGAAGGACGTCGGCCGCTCCTACGAGGCCGTCATCCGCGTCAACTCGCAGTCCGGCAAGGGCGGTATCGCGTACGTCCTGAAGAACGACCACAAGCTGGACCTGCCGCGCCGGATGCAGATCGAGTTCTCGAAGATCATCCAGACGAAAACGGACGCCGAGGGCGGCGAGGTCACGCCGAAGGACATCTGGGCGACCTTCCAGGACGAGTACCTGCCGAACCCCGAGAACCCCTGGGGTCGTATCCAGGTCAAGGCCGGCCAGTCCACGACGGACAAGGACGGCGTGGACACGCTCACGGTCGAGGCCTCGGTCGACGGCACGGACACCGTCCTGACCGGTACCGGCAACGGTCCGATCTCCGCCTTCTTCGACGCCCTGCAGTCCATCGGCATCGACGTACGCCTGCTGGACTACCAGGAGCACACGATGAGCGAGGGCGCCTCCGCGCAGGCCGCCTCGTACATCGAATGCGCGATCGGCGACAAGGTTCTGTGGGGAATCGGCATCGACGCGAATACGACACGTGCTTCGCTGAAGGCCGTCGTCTCCGCCGTCAACCGCGCGGCTCGCTGA
- a CDS encoding TerB family tellurite resistance protein → MLPGWGRNGRAVEVPRILGTRTAWTTVGDGEFFCPGCGGDRNYQRLTGRRRFTLLGVPVLPRGETGPVVECAACRHHYGADVLDHPTTTRFSAMLRDAVHTVALAVLAAGGTCARTSLETAAGAVRSAGFDDCTEDQLSALVEALASDTGRVFGEPCGASLAIELHEALDPLAPHLAPTGREAILLQGARIALADGPYTPAERDVLATVGAALTICSDDVTRLLVAARTPS, encoded by the coding sequence GTGCTGCCAGGATGGGGACGAAACGGTCGTGCAGTTGAGGTTCCCCGCATCCTGGGCACCCGTACCGCGTGGACGACGGTAGGCGACGGCGAGTTCTTCTGCCCCGGCTGCGGAGGCGACCGCAACTACCAGCGGCTCACCGGCCGCCGCCGCTTCACCCTCCTCGGCGTTCCCGTTCTCCCGCGCGGCGAGACCGGGCCCGTCGTCGAATGCGCCGCCTGCCGCCACCACTACGGCGCCGACGTCCTCGACCACCCCACCACCACCCGCTTCTCCGCGATGCTCCGCGACGCCGTCCACACCGTCGCCCTCGCCGTCCTCGCCGCGGGCGGCACCTGCGCCCGTACGTCCCTGGAGACCGCCGCCGGCGCGGTCCGCTCGGCCGGCTTCGACGACTGCACGGAGGACCAGCTCAGCGCGCTCGTCGAGGCACTCGCCTCGGACACGGGGCGGGTCTTCGGGGAGCCGTGCGGGGCGAGTCTGGCCATAGAGCTCCACGAGGCCCTGGATCCGCTGGCCCCGCACCTCGCCCCCACCGGCCGGGAGGCCATCCTCCTCCAGGGCGCGCGGATCGCGCTGGCCGACGGGCCGTACACACCCGCCGAGCGGGATGTCCTGGCCACCGTGGGCGCGGCACTGACGATCTGCTCGGACGACGTGACGCGGTTGCTGGTGGCGGCGCGTACACCCTCGTAA